The Changchengzhania lutea genomic sequence TAATTTAGATTCAGTGGTTTTAGATTTTTCGATTCCGTCAACCTTTTCCATTAAAGCTTTTGCCCAAGCAGGCATTTTATTATCATTGTTTTGCGCGCCATCTTCGTCATCATCATTGTCATCTCCATCAATTTGCTTGAAGTATTTATCCTTAAATGTCTTAATGCCGGCAGTTACTTTTTTATCGTGCTCACTTTGCAATGATTTAGATAATTTAAGCACGCCGTCGAATCCATTTTTTTCGATAAAATCTGCAAATTCTTGAGATCCCAATACTTGAGAAAAGTCTAATTGTGAATCATTAGATTGAGTTGATTGCAATGAGATTATAATCCCCTCAATTTGATCTTCAGATGTAATATTAATGTTCTGTGCAAGTTCCTCGTTAAGCCCTGCCTTTTTGAGTGCCTTTTTGAGTTTCCCTTTTAACATAGTAGATAATTTAGATTATTATTAGATGTTAAAAGTATATTGCAAACCAAATACAATAAAGAGATTGCTGCTTATTTGTCGGTAGTTTCCTTTAATAAGTCGATTTGAATCGTTTTTGTGGATGTAAAAAGCATTTCTGAAGCCTCAATCATTAAACTTTTAATATTTTTTTTGTTTTGGTTTTTTAAAAAATACCAATCGACAAATAGTTTTCGTTTTTCAAGTAGGCGTTTGTTCCTTTTCATTTTTTCCAAGTTTTCGTTAATTCCGTTTAGTTTTAGGTAGTATTCAAATTGATGATGGCTTTCTACAATGTGATTGAATTGTACAAATAATTCTTCTGGCGTTATGTTTAATCCGTGATCTATAATGTACTGTTCTACTGATTGTAATAAGTCCAAATTCGCTTATTTAGTTTTTAATGTTGATTTTTTAAGAGCAAACCCATCCTTGGTATTCTTAAAATTATCCCTTATAAAATAAGGCTTACTGCTTAATCCTTTAATTTTATCGGCGTTCTCTTGTAGGTATTTATTTGCTCTATTTGGTATGGCGCTTATAAACTTGTTATCCGCAATAGACTTGCCTTTAAGTTGCTTAATAAAATCCTGCTTTGATGCTAGTTTGGTAGTGGTGAAGCATAGGCAATTAGCGTGCCATCCAACAAATTTAAATTCTTTTGGATAGTCGCCAACTAATTCGTCGCAATTATGAACCACTACTCCGTTAACTATATATGAATTATCTTCTTCAACTTGAAAATTCCATTTAGTTATAGGTGTAGTTTGCTTTTGTTTATAGTGTCTAACCTTTGAAATTGGATATTCTAAAAACTCATATTTTTCTTCATGATTATAAACAACTCTTTGAATTTCATCAGAAACACTTTTTAAATCATTTCTTATTTGACTTCCTTTAAATCTTAGAACCATATAACCCATAGATTCTAATTCACGTTGTCTTTCTAAGTCCTTTTTTACTGTCTTTGAGTGCCAAAAATCACCATCACATTCAATTATAATTTTGTAGTCGCTTAATACAAAATCAGGTTTAAAGTATCTTCTCTGTCCGTTTGGTTTTTTTGCTTTGTTTCTAAAAACTATTTTTTGTGTTTCGTTGCTTATTTTTAACTCACTTAATAACCATTGCATTTTTTTTTCTATAAAAGAACGGTTGTGCGAATTACCAAGTGCTTGAGCTGATTTTCTAATGTTTTCTGGTTGAATAAATGGATGTGTACCATTTTTCATTTTTCTATCAGATATCGCTTTTAATGACTTTGTCCTTTTGGCTATAGCGGATTTAGACGTTATGTTTTTTACATTTTCTCCTGAATTAACCCAATCCTCAAGATATGGTATTCTACCACCATTATCTTTAATGACTTTCATTCTTTTTTCTGAAACCGACTTTACGTGCTCAGGGTTTTTCCATTGATTTGTAGCTGTGTTTCTTGAAGAACATGATTTTGAACAATATTCTCTATACATTGGAATTTTAGTATCACATGATTTACATCTAGTTGCTAAAATTTTAATAACATTACCAGTTTTAGCCGAATCAATTCTTTTCCATTCTCCATTGATTAAAAAAGGATGATTTGAGGTTGCAGAAATGTTCTTTGTTTTACTTCTATTATCATAAGGCACTTCGTATTGGATTTCAGTTTTATCAACATCATAACAAGTACTTTTAAATAATTTCGATACTTTTCTAAATCTACCTTTATGGGTTAAAACTAAATCTCCGGCTTCTATGTCTTTTATGTACTTCTGTCCTTTGGACGTAGTTATTTTATATTGCCATGCTGTAAAACAAATATCATATTTAGGATGAGCCGGACTTAAATTAACGGTAACTCCTAAAACAAATGGCAGTTTCTTTCTACGTTCAAAATCGGCAGTTCTGTAAGCTATATTAACTTCGTTTCTGGCCAATCGCAAAGCATTTTTATACGATGAACGATATACACCTCGACCAGGTTTGAAATTTTTGGCAGGATCACTTAGCTTTAATCTGCCGGTAGTCTTATCTCGAAGTCTTCTAAAACGTCTTGTTGGATGTTTAAGGTAGCGTTGCAAGTCTTTTGCTAAAGATGTGGCGCTTCTGCCCTCAGTTAATCCCGATGCAATGAAATATTCTAATTGACCTTTGGTTTGTTTGGAAAGATTCCAAACCCGATCAGATAAATTCAACCCGTTTTGAGAACGTTTTAAAAAAGCTTGAAGAGCTTCGGTGTTTCTTTGAAAGAATATACCGTCATTAGGTAGTGTAATCCCTTTTATATAGTCATTAACCATAACATCGTTATGGGTGTTAGATAATTCCCAGGCTTTAGACGATTGGCCATAAATATGGTTCAGAATTATAGGGCGGTGCTTGCTTAAAACGTTATCTACCGCTTTTTTAACGGTTTTGTTTTTAAACCATAATTTGGAACTATTGTTGACTTTATACTTCTTTAACACAGCTGCCAAGTCTCTGGCCATAGATGCATATATCTTACTTAATGATGCATCTTGGTTTGATAATAGGCTTAGGAGCTGTTTATGATTTGGCATTTAATTTAATCTTTAGATTTAACCTTATGCTTTTCAACAAACTGATCAAAAGACAAATTACCATCCACGAACAAAGTTGTGTCTGTTTTTTTTGAAATATTATGCTTTACCAAAACATTGTGATAGTGGTTTGAATATCCATAGGCCACAGTTAAAGTGGTTTTGGTTTCATTAATAATTTCCTGTTTATCAAAATCTTTTGTTTTTGAAAACGCTTCAATTTTCTCTTCTTTTTTTGTTGCCATTTTAATATAGATTTCTGGTTAAACTTATGGGGTTAATCCCAAATTCACCATCGATAGATGGTTTATAAGCTTCACTTTCACAAAGCATTCTTGCTTTTATTTTTTTACGATGACCGCCTGCTATAACAATAATATCTGCATCAAACATTGTAGTAGAGATTGGTTCAATAGATTTTATTTCAAAAGACTTAATTCTTACTGTAATTAGCTTCTTTAAATCTGACTTACTGTGTTTTGTTTTCCACGTTTTATTTGTAAGCGCGTACATCTTTTTAAAATCAAGATCTTTCCAAGCTTGTAGAAATGAATTTATTTTAGTTTGGGCTTCATTTTTCATTAATACCTAATTTTATTAATGTATTTTGAATTGATGTTAACTCATAATCATATACCTCTATCTCGTATCCATTATTAGAGACAGCTATTTTTACACCTTCTTTTCTAATTATAATACCAACAACTATGTGTATTTTTTGTTCTTCGTCAGTTATTAAATAAACCGTTTGCCCTATTTGAAAAGGCACTTTAATTTCATTCATATCCATTTGGGTGCTTTTCTTTTGTTGTTTTTAATTGAAAATAAATTGTTTTGCCCCCAAATATTATAGACCTGGGATAGTGAGCATCCGCAAGCTTTAGCTGTTGATTTAGCAATTAAATTGCCATGACATGCTAATATTTTATCTTTTAATTTCATTAACACTTTTTAAATCCTTTAATAGAATGCCTTTTAGTTGAAGCATAGTGTGGGTTTCTAATCTTATTCGTTTTACTGTGTACTATTCTCAAGCCCCTAACCTCATTAATCTTTTTTACGGTATGCTTTGGATTACCACCAAACAAAACCCATTTGAGTTTTATAAAAAAGATTCTTATGTTTTTAAAGAGCTTCATTATGGATTTAAACCTTATCAGATTCTAATTGATTTAGATAGATCTCCTTTTTTCCGATTTTTTGCTGAATGATATTTTTCTTTTTAGCTAATTCCGCTTTTTCATTTTCTAATTCGTCTAGCCTCCTATTGTAATGGTCAATATCATTTTGAACTAAGGCTTGTTTTTTTTCAATCATCTCATTTGGTGTCATATATAATTTTGATTATTTATTGTATATAATTTTCGATAAACATTGTATTAATTAACAGTATCTCCCAACTCCAATTGCCCTTCAGATTTAATATTCTCAAGTTCTTCATCATTATTGTTGACTAAGGGGTTAAAGCTAACGGCTGTTTTTTGGCTCATAACAGGCTTGTTACCCGTGGCATCAGATAATATTTCAATAATTTCCTTAAGGTTTTCAGGGAGCACACTCGTAAATTCTACATCAATCTTTAATGCATCCAGTTTGGCCTTAAGGCTAGTATTAGATATATTGGATATCCCGGCCTTCATGACATTGATTATCCGACTAATTAAAATTTGATAATCGCCCTTACCTTCCTTAGCTTTTAACATGGGACCTAAGAACATAAGTTTTAAGGCAATTCCAGATATATTACCTATGCCTTTTACGTTATCGAAAGATAGATCCGGCGTATCTGTGAGCCCATATATTAATGCCTTTTCTGTTTCAAATTCAAGCTTTAAAGCCTCTGGTGCACGATCCCAACCAATTACTTCTAGATCGGCTTCAATAACATTCCCTTTATCGGTTTCAACGATATCCAATTTAACCATTTTGCCTGTTTCATCTTTTTTAGGAATCGATTTAACAGCACCTTTCACTTTGTACATGGGCGAGGCGAAATAATCATTGGTGTCCCCAAACTTAGAGAAAGACATCTCGAATCTATCAATTAAGTCTTGAACCTCCCACCACTCAGGATGGTCCTGTGATAAATATACCGCGGGGATCTTTTTAAATAAATTTGTCTCTTTGTTTTCTTCTACCCAATCTTTAGATGTTCTCTTAAATGTATATTTAACGTCATTCGTCCACACATATAAATAGCCAACATCCTTATCGCTTTCTTTGGTAGTGTATTCCCATCCAAAGGCAATCATATCTCCAAAGGCATCAAACACAGGCAATAGCTTTCCGTTTTTAGAGGTTTTAAGACTGGATTTTATCTTAACTTCCTTCTCACCTTCCTTTTTAACATCAAAAAATATGATGGCTGCCTCGGTTTCAGATTTAACTGCTCTGCATAGTTTTAGCAACATAGGATCCATTCGCAAATCATCCCATAAATCGATTATTGCTAAAAAGGCGTCTTTGTTTTGATCATCGCTTTGGTCCTGATTTTTTCGTTCAACCAATTTCACAGGGTTTCCAAATAGAAAAGTCGATGCTGTTTTTACAATCTGGCGCTGAAAAGGAATAGGGATTTTAGTGACTTTGATCGTTTCGTTTTTTGAGATTTTATCTTTACGTTTTCCTACCTGTGTGTCCCTTATATCACGCTCATTATTGAACTCTTTGGTATAGTTCTCGACATCGGGCTTTTTAGACATCATAGGAATAGCCTCATTAATTTTACCCGTTTTTAATAATTCTAAAAAATCCATATTTTTCTAATTGTGGCGAATTCGCCGTATTTAAAACAACCCGAGGTCGTTTGCGCTTATTTCTGTTTCGTGAACGTAAATTTTAGGCATAATATCAAAGTATTCATTCATCATAAAACCGTCTAGTAAATCAGGACTACCCCCTGTTAAATACTTTTGTTTCATTTCGTCTTTACCAATCAATCTAACAGGCTCTTCATCTCGTTGGACTTTGGTTTTAATAGCTTTTCTTTCAAACATCAATCGCTGCCGAACTGTCATTTTATCATCATACATGGTATTGGCAACGTTTTCAGAAATAAAGCTTTCGCTTCGTGAAACGCGTTCACCCGAATAGATGAAGCATTGTGTTTTTAGATTGTAGAATTTTCTTTTATCGTTTGTTTCAATAGCTTTAGATCCATTATGAAAAGCTATAGCACCTTCAATAAAACCATTGTTCTCACCTCCAATAAATGCACCCACGCCATCTGCATCGTAAATAACTTTAGAGTTTCCAACTTGGTGTTTACTTTGAAAAAGGGTAATTGCATCAATAACATCTTTCCCAGATGATTTATCAATAATCAGAATATCTTCTAATCGATAGCCTTCAAAATAGCTTATGATAAGCTTATCCTTACCGCCCATTGCGACATCAACAGTAATTCTTTTATCTGAGGGTTTTACGAAATTATTTTTAAATACATCCCTGAAATGATTATAATCATAAACGTCTGAAGGATTTAATGACACTTTCCAGTTACCGTCGAGAAGTTGCAGCTTTGAGTCTGAACTCTGAGCTGCTAAGTTTGCTAAATACTCAGGATTTACACTTAAAAGCGCTTTGTTTTCATAAACAGAGCCACCAATAAACGTAAGTGATTTGATAAAGTTTTCTGGAGGTAAACCTGCTTTTTCTGATAAAGGAAAAATAAAATATGAGGCTTTTTTAATGCATTCATCTACAGTGCTCGCCCAAATCATGGTATCACCATCTTTGGCAAAATATCTTATAACACCTTGTCGTTCTGGAATTGGAAAACCATCATCACCTATCCACCATTTAATAATTTCGTATAACCAACTATCAGGATCAGGATTGCAGGTTGCTCTAACTCTTGGTTTTACACCACAGGTTGAACGGTTACGTGATAAAAGATAAAAGAAAGTGTCTTTTGAAAAGTGTGTAAGCTCATCAAGCCCAATAAATGGTATCTGAGAACCTTGCCATGAAGTTACATTCTTTTCATGTTCTAAATGGCTGAATTTTAGTTTTGATCCGGTAGGAAACGTCCAATTTAATTGCGTTTCATTAGCTTTACCAGCAACATACGGATATAACTTTTTGCTTTCATCCCACAAACCACCAGCTGCTGTAATTTGTGGCGTTGTTCTTCTGAATATAACAGCATTAAAATCAGGTATCTTAATATCCCTTAACGGGTCTAAAAGCAACGAAAATGTTTTACCAGCTCCAGCAGCACCACCACCAATAACAATATCAGCACTAGAAGAAAGTGCCATCATCTGATATCCTGGTTGTGGCGAAATTACCTTAGCCTCTGCCATTGTCAGGAATATTAAAAATAACAACGTTATTTGATTCCTTTTGATTATTGTCTTTTTCATAACCACCTAAGTGTTTCATAAGTTCAATTATGTTTGCCCTACGGCTTGATAATTTCAGTTTCTTGGTATAGCCTACTGTAACAGGGCCATCTTTAATTTCATCAATATCCAAACCTTCAATAACCAATCTAGTGTCTTTAGGGATATCTTTTAAAAGCTTCATCGTTCCATCATCGTTAAAAATATCAGCAACATCAAATTTTGACATTAACGAAAGCATTTGGACACAATCATCAACATTCATTTTATTTCTTTCCCTAATGTCTTTTTGAAGTTTTTTGATATATTCTTTTACCTTAACAGACCTTAACAGCCGACTAGCTTGGTTTTCTGCTGTTTTAATGGAATATCCAGAACGAATAGCTGCTTGTTTTCCGTTTAAATCTTTGACATATTCTTGACAGAAACGTTTCTTTTTTGGGGTAAGCTTTATTTCTTTAGATGTTGCCATATGTCTTAAAAAAAGATAGTCTTTCCTATCAGTCAGAATCACTATTCAATTCGGTCAGATAATTCTTTTTGATAATCATCTGCTTGATACACAAATACACTTACCAGTACTAGATATTGATTTACTACACTTATCAATTCAACAGGATGGACTTCTCCAACAACTGCATTGATTTCCGAATTTTGGCTCAGGTCAGTAGTAGTTAAACTGAATCCCGTTGCACTCACAATCAGTGAGAATACAATTAGAAGCCGCGAAATCGCTTTCATTAATTTTTAATATTATGCTTCGGTAAAATCAACATAGTATTCTTTACCAATTTCAAAGGCGTTTGATCCCTCAGTTTCATTTGAAATTTGCAGATTAATTAAACCTGCAGGTGTATATTTAGAAAATGATTTATTCTCATCACTTCCATCAATTACTGGTGAAAATGAAACATGTTTACTTTCGTTTTGTGAATCTTCTACTAATTCAACACATTCAAATTTTGCTCTTACTTTTGACATAATTCTAAATGTTTTTTCGCGTTATATGACATACATTGACATCAAAAATAACACATTATGTTATAAAATCAATAATTTTTTTAAATCTTTTTCAATATTTTGATAATTATTTGCTGTGTAACGCAATACTTTCCAACCCATAATTTGAGCTAAATTATATTTTTCACAGTCTGTTGTAAAACCTTTTATCGTGGTGTGCCGGCTCTTTTTAGAGAATATACCTTCGTATTCAATAGCAATTTTCAAATCTGGTAATGCCCAATCAAAACGAAATTTTCTAACATCATCAAACTGTAGCTCTTCAACATAGTTTTCAATCATACCTTCACGTTTGAGCACCCAAAGCAATGTCTTAATCGATTTTTTTCCTGCCGAAATCTTGCCATTTATGATATTTTTTTTTACTAAAACGTTAGATTTATTTTTATTTTCTTTGAAATTGTGCTTCAAATTGAGCCTATCTAAGTCTTTTTTGGTCCAGGACATAGCTAAAACGGTAAATCATCCTTCTCATCTTCGATAGGAACGTTTTTAGTTCCAAAAGCATCCTCAGGTTTTTGAACCGGCGGCGGTAGCGGTTCCCAAACATCATCAGGGTTAGGTAAATCCTCAAATCGCATGTATTTTAATTTACAACCAACACGAGTATAACCTGTTAAGCCTTCTCTGATTTTAGCTACGTCAATTTCACATTGATCTTTAGTAGACCCTCTTTCATCATCATCCCATTCATCGATTTTATAATATTCCGGGCGGTAAATAAAAGCAACAACATCTGCATCTTGTTCAATAGCTCCTGACTCTCTTAAATCGGACAAAATTGGGCGTTTACTACCTCCTCTAGTTTCTACAGCTCTTGAGAGTTGAGACAAAGCAATTATGGGTATTTCGAATTCCTTTGCTATGCCTTTTAAAGTTCTTGAAATGTATGATATCTCCTGTTCTCGATTTCCGAAACTCTTTTTACCAGACACTTCCATTAGTTGTAAATAATCTATATAAACAATTTTAACACCGTTCTGTCTTACCCACTTGCCAATGATTGTTTTTGCACTCATAATATTCAAATTACCTTCGTCGTGCATTTGAATAGGTAAGTTGGATATTTTAAAACCTTCTTTTTTTAAAACTTCTCTTTCTGACGGAGTTTGTTTTTTTGGATCTTTAATTCTTTCAGCATCAATTGAAAATTCCTCTGCAGCTAATCTTCCAATAATTTGAATGTTCATCATTTCCAATGACAGGATACCAACTGGAATTTTTAATTTTGCTTGATGCTTAGCCTCATTTAAAATAAGTGCTGTTTTGCCCATTCCTGGACGAGCTGCTATAATAATTAAATCGCCAGGGTAATAGCTTAGTTTTCTACTAAGTAATTTGCTTGGAATTCCTGCTGTTGGATTTTGGTTATTTTCTAAAAATTTATCATAACCGGACTTTAAGTCTGTTGGTTTCTTTCGTAGCAACCATTTTGATGTGTCATCCAAAGATCTTTGCGACTCTTCAAGTAAATCGAAAACGTCTTTTGTTTCATCATAAGACTCTTCAATCATTTGACTGGCAACCCAAATAGCGTGGCGTTTAACGTAGGTTTGCATTATAATTCTACAATGATAATCTATGTGAGCTGATGAAGTAACGTTTTGTGATAATTCAATTAGATAGAAATCGCCGCCTATCAATTCTAATTTTTTTTTGCTTTTAAGTTTTGTAGAAACCGTTAATAAATCAATTGGCTCGCTATCTGTGAACAAATCCAGCATGGCCAAGTAAATATGCCGATGCGCTTCTTTGTAAAACACAGTATCGTTGTCGCTTATAATTTCTACAATCTCCGACATAACATATTTAAATTGAAGTGCACACCCAAGTATTGATTTTTCGTAATCGATAGCCTGAGGAGGAATTTTACCTTTTTCAAGGGTTATAACAGAACTTCTATCTAATTTTAAGTTTGATATTTGTTTTGGTTGATTCATTTTAAAATCGGTTTCTTTTTTGAGGTTTATGGGTTTGATCTGTTTTCTGAAATTTT encodes the following:
- a CDS encoding replicative DNA helicase, with product MNQPKQISNLKLDRSSVITLEKGKIPPQAIDYEKSILGCALQFKYVMSEIVEIISDNDTVFYKEAHRHIYLAMLDLFTDSEPIDLLTVSTKLKSKKKLELIGGDFYLIELSQNVTSSAHIDYHCRIIMQTYVKRHAIWVASQMIEESYDETKDVFDLLEESQRSLDDTSKWLLRKKPTDLKSGYDKFLENNQNPTAGIPSKLLSRKLSYYPGDLIIIAARPGMGKTALILNEAKHQAKLKIPVGILSLEMMNIQIIGRLAAEEFSIDAERIKDPKKQTPSEREVLKKEGFKISNLPIQMHDEGNLNIMSAKTIIGKWVRQNGVKIVYIDYLQLMEVSGKKSFGNREQEISYISRTLKGIAKEFEIPIIALSQLSRAVETRGGSKRPILSDLRESGAIEQDADVVAFIYRPEYYKIDEWDDDERGSTKDQCEIDVAKIREGLTGYTRVGCKLKYMRFEDLPNPDDVWEPLPPPVQKPEDAFGTKNVPIEDEKDDLPF
- a CDS encoding terminase large subunit domain-containing protein; this translates as MAEAKVISPQPGYQMMALSSSADIVIGGGAAGAGKTFSLLLDPLRDIKIPDFNAVIFRRTTPQITAAGGLWDESKKLYPYVAGKANETQLNWTFPTGSKLKFSHLEHEKNVTSWQGSQIPFIGLDELTHFSKDTFFYLLSRNRSTCGVKPRVRATCNPDPDSWLYEIIKWWIGDDGFPIPERQGVIRYFAKDGDTMIWASTVDECIKKASYFIFPLSEKAGLPPENFIKSLTFIGGSVYENKALLSVNPEYLANLAAQSSDSKLQLLDGNWKVSLNPSDVYDYNHFRDVFKNNFVKPSDKRITVDVAMGGKDKLIISYFEGYRLEDILIIDKSSGKDVIDAITLFQSKHQVGNSKVIYDADGVGAFIGGENNGFIEGAIAFHNGSKAIETNDKRKFYNLKTQCFIYSGERVSRSESFISENVANTMYDDKMTVRQRLMFERKAIKTKVQRDEEPVRLIGKDEMKQKYLTGGSPDLLDGFMMNEYFDIMPKIYVHETEISANDLGLF
- a CDS encoding phage portal protein, which produces MDFLELLKTGKINEAIPMMSKKPDVENYTKEFNNERDIRDTQVGKRKDKISKNETIKVTKIPIPFQRQIVKTASTFLFGNPVKLVERKNQDQSDDQNKDAFLAIIDLWDDLRMDPMLLKLCRAVKSETEAAIIFFDVKKEGEKEVKIKSSLKTSKNGKLLPVFDAFGDMIAFGWEYTTKESDKDVGYLYVWTNDVKYTFKRTSKDWVEENKETNLFKKIPAVYLSQDHPEWWEVQDLIDRFEMSFSKFGDTNDYFASPMYKVKGAVKSIPKKDETGKMVKLDIVETDKGNVIEADLEVIGWDRAPEALKLEFETEKALIYGLTDTPDLSFDNVKGIGNISGIALKLMFLGPMLKAKEGKGDYQILISRIINVMKAGISNISNTSLKAKLDALKIDVEFTSVLPENLKEIIEILSDATGNKPVMSQKTAVSFNPLVNNNDEELENIKSEGQLELGDTVN
- a CDS encoding terminase small subunit; the encoded protein is MATSKEIKLTPKKKRFCQEYVKDLNGKQAAIRSGYSIKTAENQASRLLRSVKVKEYIKKLQKDIRERNKMNVDDCVQMLSLMSKFDVADIFNDDGTMKLLKDIPKDTRLVIEGLDIDEIKDGPVTVGYTKKLKLSSRRANIIELMKHLGGYEKDNNQKESNNVVIFNIPDNGRG
- a CDS encoding DUF559 domain-containing protein, yielding MPNHKQLLSLLSNQDASLSKIYASMARDLAAVLKKYKVNNSSKLWFKNKTVKKAVDNVLSKHRPIILNHIYGQSSKAWELSNTHNDVMVNDYIKGITLPNDGIFFQRNTEALQAFLKRSQNGLNLSDRVWNLSKQTKGQLEYFIASGLTEGRSATSLAKDLQRYLKHPTRRFRRLRDKTTGRLKLSDPAKNFKPGRGVYRSSYKNALRLARNEVNIAYRTADFERRKKLPFVLGVTVNLSPAHPKYDICFTAWQYKITTSKGQKYIKDIEAGDLVLTHKGRFRKVSKLFKSTCYDVDKTEIQYEVPYDNRSKTKNISATSNHPFLINGEWKRIDSAKTGNVIKILATRCKSCDTKIPMYREYCSKSCSSRNTATNQWKNPEHVKSVSEKRMKVIKDNGGRIPYLEDWVNSGENVKNITSKSAIAKRTKSLKAISDRKMKNGTHPFIQPENIRKSAQALGNSHNRSFIEKKMQWLLSELKISNETQKIVFRNKAKKPNGQRRYFKPDFVLSDYKIIIECDGDFWHSKTVKKDLERQRELESMGYMVLRFKGSQIRNDLKSVSDEIQRVVYNHEEKYEFLEYPISKVRHYKQKQTTPITKWNFQVEEDNSYIVNGVVVHNCDELVGDYPKEFKFVGWHANCLCFTTTKLASKQDFIKQLKGKSIADNKFISAIPNRANKYLQENADKIKGLSSKPYFIRDNFKNTKDGFALKKSTLKTK